The following proteins are co-located in the Lagenorhynchus albirostris chromosome 2, mLagAlb1.1, whole genome shotgun sequence genome:
- the MRPL37 gene encoding large ribosomal subunit protein mL37 isoform X1: MALASRSARLALARPGRLGLGSCGAPRRGAYEWGVRSTRKPEPPPPDRVYEIPGLEPITYAGKMHFMPGLARPVFPPWNPGWTPPKFRRLPPLHEHPLYKDQACYVFHQRCRLLEGVKQALWLTKTKLIEGLPEKVLSLADDPRNHIENQDECVLNVIFHARLWHSTEDIPKRETYCPVIVDSLIQLCKSQILKHPSLARRICAQNNMLSTTWNRESTLIQVHGSSGAQLNAKDPLPPIASQEEVEATKNHVLETFYPISPTVGLQECNVYDVNDDTATPQSVPTVSHPACYHNLSTGFREGYPYPYPHTLYLLESANLRPHRFQPDQLRAKMILFAFGNALAQARLLYGDDTKVLEQPVVVQSVGTDGRVFQFLVLQLNTTDLASDEGVKNLVWIDSDQLLYEHFWCLPVVRRKAVVEPVGPTGFQPETFRKFLALYLHGAV, from the exons ATGGCGTTGGCGTCGAGGTCAGCAAGGCTGGCGCTTGCTCGGCCCGGGCGGCTCGGTCTTGGGAGCTGCGGGGCCCCAAGACGCGGGGCGTACGAGTGGGGCGTGCGCTCCACGCGGAAGCCCGAGCCTCCTCCCCCGGACAGGGTGTACGAGATTCCTGGACTGGAGCCCATCACCTACGCGGGGAAGATGCACTTTATGCCCGGTCTGGCGCGGCCAGTCTTCCCGCCCTGGAACCCAGGCTGGACGCCCCCGAAGTTCCGCCGCTTGCCCCCGCTTCACGAGCACCCGCTGTACAAAGACCAGGCCTGCTACGTCTTCCACCAGCGTTGCCGCCTCCTCGAGG GTGTAAAGCAGGCTCTGTGGCTTACCAAGACCAAGTTAATAGAAGGCCTTCCTGAGAAAGTGCTTAGCCTTGCTGACGATCCAAGGAACCACATAGAGAATCAAGATGAATGTGTTCTGAATGTGATCTTTCACGCTCGTCTCTGGCACTCTACTGAAGACATCCCCAAGAGAGAGACGTACTG CCCAGTCATTGTGGACAGTCTGATACAGCTGTGTAAATCCCAGATTCTCAAGCATCCTTCTCTGGCCAGACGGATCTGTGCCCAAAACAACATGTTATCCACCACCTGGAATCGAG AGTCTACTCTTATTCAGGTCCATGGTTCCAGTGGAGCCCAACTGAATGCCAAGGATCCTCTGCCCCCCATAGCCTCCCAAGAGGAAGTAGAAGCTACTAAGAATCATGTTCTTGAGACCTTCTATCCCATATCTCCCACTGTGGGTCTTCAGGAATGCAATGTTTATGATGTGAACGATGACACAG CTACACCTCAGTCAGTCCCTACTGTCTCTCATCCAGCCTGTTACCACAACCTCTCGACAG GATTCCGGGAGGGTTATCCTTACCCATATCCCCATACCTTGTATTTGCTGGAGTCAGCCAATTTACGACCACACCGCTTTCAACCAGATCAGCTGCGGGCCAAGATGATCCTGTTTGCCTTTGGCAATGCCCTGGCTCAGGCTCGGCTCCTCTATGGG GACGACACTAAGGTTTTGGAGCAGCCAGTAGTCGTGCAAAGTGTGGGCACTGATGGACGTGTCTTCCAGTTCCTGGTGCTACAGCTGAACACCACAGATCTGGCCTCTGATGAGGGTGTCAAGAATCTAGTCTGGATAGACTCGGATCAGCTCCTCTATGAGCATTTTTGGTGTCTCCCGGTGGTCAGAAGGAAGGCAGTTGTG GAACCTGTTGGGCCGACTGGTTTCCAGCCAGAGACATTCAGGAAGTTTTTAGCTCTGTATTTGCACGGTGCTGTGTGA
- the MRPL37 gene encoding large ribosomal subunit protein mL37 isoform X3, whose protein sequence is MALASRSARLALARPGRLGLGSCGAPRRGAYEWGVRSTRKPEPPPPDRVYEIPGLEPITYAGKMHFMPGLARPVFPPWNPGWTPPKFRRLPPLHEHPLYKDQACYVFHQRCRLLEGVKQALWLTKTKLIEGLPEKVLSLADDPRNHIENQDECVLNVIFHARLWHSTEDIPKRETYCPVIVDSLIQLCKSQILKHPSLARRICAQNNMLSTTWNRGFREGYPYPYPHTLYLLESANLRPHRFQPDQLRAKMILFAFGNALAQARLLYGDDTKVLEQPVVVQSVGTDGRVFQFLVLQLNTTDLASDEGVKNLVWIDSDQLLYEHFWCLPVVRRKAVVEPVGPTGFQPETFRKFLALYLHGAV, encoded by the exons ATGGCGTTGGCGTCGAGGTCAGCAAGGCTGGCGCTTGCTCGGCCCGGGCGGCTCGGTCTTGGGAGCTGCGGGGCCCCAAGACGCGGGGCGTACGAGTGGGGCGTGCGCTCCACGCGGAAGCCCGAGCCTCCTCCCCCGGACAGGGTGTACGAGATTCCTGGACTGGAGCCCATCACCTACGCGGGGAAGATGCACTTTATGCCCGGTCTGGCGCGGCCAGTCTTCCCGCCCTGGAACCCAGGCTGGACGCCCCCGAAGTTCCGCCGCTTGCCCCCGCTTCACGAGCACCCGCTGTACAAAGACCAGGCCTGCTACGTCTTCCACCAGCGTTGCCGCCTCCTCGAGG GTGTAAAGCAGGCTCTGTGGCTTACCAAGACCAAGTTAATAGAAGGCCTTCCTGAGAAAGTGCTTAGCCTTGCTGACGATCCAAGGAACCACATAGAGAATCAAGATGAATGTGTTCTGAATGTGATCTTTCACGCTCGTCTCTGGCACTCTACTGAAGACATCCCCAAGAGAGAGACGTACTG CCCAGTCATTGTGGACAGTCTGATACAGCTGTGTAAATCCCAGATTCTCAAGCATCCTTCTCTGGCCAGACGGATCTGTGCCCAAAACAACATGTTATCCACCACCTGGAATCGAG GATTCCGGGAGGGTTATCCTTACCCATATCCCCATACCTTGTATTTGCTGGAGTCAGCCAATTTACGACCACACCGCTTTCAACCAGATCAGCTGCGGGCCAAGATGATCCTGTTTGCCTTTGGCAATGCCCTGGCTCAGGCTCGGCTCCTCTATGGG GACGACACTAAGGTTTTGGAGCAGCCAGTAGTCGTGCAAAGTGTGGGCACTGATGGACGTGTCTTCCAGTTCCTGGTGCTACAGCTGAACACCACAGATCTGGCCTCTGATGAGGGTGTCAAGAATCTAGTCTGGATAGACTCGGATCAGCTCCTCTATGAGCATTTTTGGTGTCTCCCGGTGGTCAGAAGGAAGGCAGTTGTG GAACCTGTTGGGCCGACTGGTTTCCAGCCAGAGACATTCAGGAAGTTTTTAGCTCTGTATTTGCACGGTGCTGTGTGA
- the MRPL37 gene encoding large ribosomal subunit protein mL37 isoform X2, with protein MALASRSARLALARPGRLGLGSCGAPRRGAYEWGVRSTRKPEPPPPDRVYEIPGLEPITYAGKMHFMPGLARPVFPPWNPGWTPPKFRRLPPLHEHPLYKDQACYVFHQRCRLLEGVKQALWLTKTKLIEGLPEKVLSLADDPRNHIENQDECVLNVIFHARLWHSTEDIPKRETYCPVIVDSLIQLCKSQILKHPSLARRICAQNNMLSTTWNRESTLIQVHGSSGAQLNAKDPLPPIASQEEVEATKNHVLETFYPISPTVGLQECNVYDVNDDTGFREGYPYPYPHTLYLLESANLRPHRFQPDQLRAKMILFAFGNALAQARLLYGDDTKVLEQPVVVQSVGTDGRVFQFLVLQLNTTDLASDEGVKNLVWIDSDQLLYEHFWCLPVVRRKAVVEPVGPTGFQPETFRKFLALYLHGAV; from the exons ATGGCGTTGGCGTCGAGGTCAGCAAGGCTGGCGCTTGCTCGGCCCGGGCGGCTCGGTCTTGGGAGCTGCGGGGCCCCAAGACGCGGGGCGTACGAGTGGGGCGTGCGCTCCACGCGGAAGCCCGAGCCTCCTCCCCCGGACAGGGTGTACGAGATTCCTGGACTGGAGCCCATCACCTACGCGGGGAAGATGCACTTTATGCCCGGTCTGGCGCGGCCAGTCTTCCCGCCCTGGAACCCAGGCTGGACGCCCCCGAAGTTCCGCCGCTTGCCCCCGCTTCACGAGCACCCGCTGTACAAAGACCAGGCCTGCTACGTCTTCCACCAGCGTTGCCGCCTCCTCGAGG GTGTAAAGCAGGCTCTGTGGCTTACCAAGACCAAGTTAATAGAAGGCCTTCCTGAGAAAGTGCTTAGCCTTGCTGACGATCCAAGGAACCACATAGAGAATCAAGATGAATGTGTTCTGAATGTGATCTTTCACGCTCGTCTCTGGCACTCTACTGAAGACATCCCCAAGAGAGAGACGTACTG CCCAGTCATTGTGGACAGTCTGATACAGCTGTGTAAATCCCAGATTCTCAAGCATCCTTCTCTGGCCAGACGGATCTGTGCCCAAAACAACATGTTATCCACCACCTGGAATCGAG AGTCTACTCTTATTCAGGTCCATGGTTCCAGTGGAGCCCAACTGAATGCCAAGGATCCTCTGCCCCCCATAGCCTCCCAAGAGGAAGTAGAAGCTACTAAGAATCATGTTCTTGAGACCTTCTATCCCATATCTCCCACTGTGGGTCTTCAGGAATGCAATGTTTATGATGTGAACGATGACACAG GATTCCGGGAGGGTTATCCTTACCCATATCCCCATACCTTGTATTTGCTGGAGTCAGCCAATTTACGACCACACCGCTTTCAACCAGATCAGCTGCGGGCCAAGATGATCCTGTTTGCCTTTGGCAATGCCCTGGCTCAGGCTCGGCTCCTCTATGGG GACGACACTAAGGTTTTGGAGCAGCCAGTAGTCGTGCAAAGTGTGGGCACTGATGGACGTGTCTTCCAGTTCCTGGTGCTACAGCTGAACACCACAGATCTGGCCTCTGATGAGGGTGTCAAGAATCTAGTCTGGATAGACTCGGATCAGCTCCTCTATGAGCATTTTTGGTGTCTCCCGGTGGTCAGAAGGAAGGCAGTTGTG GAACCTGTTGGGCCGACTGGTTTCCAGCCAGAGACATTCAGGAAGTTTTTAGCTCTGTATTTGCACGGTGCTGTGTGA